The following are encoded in a window of Impatiens glandulifera chromosome 5, dImpGla2.1, whole genome shotgun sequence genomic DNA:
- the LOC124940683 gene encoding epidermis-specific secreted glycoprotein EP1-like — protein sequence MSWFNIFFLFLLVQTLFYTKSHAVVPADKTFKFVNQGDFGDFIVEYDGTYRTLRVFNSPFQLCFYNTTPNAYTLSLRMANTRSESLFRWVWEANRGKPVKENATLTFGQDGNLVLADSDGRVTWQTATANKGVVDFKVLPNGNMVLLNSNGSFVWQSFDSPTDTLLIGQSLRVGAAVKLVSRASELDNSDGPYSLVLEPNKGLSWFYQPKNSPKPLLYFSSSYYEFGFVVPGDSIKFDIDTETDASDVLVRSYLGLGRYMARPNYNGTLSLLRLGIDGRLRIFTYNDKVDSSAWEEVFTQFISDRWYPEDGQECQLPEKCGKFGLCSKNQCVACPTEKGLLGWSEECELKKVSSCKPADFHYYKLEGVEHFVSQFTRGSSVNEMDCGKKCTSDCKCLGYFYYRESSRCWNVFDIKTLKKVSNSSHVGYIKVSNK from the coding sequence ATGTCTTGGttcaatattttctttctaTTCCTCCTTGTCCAAACCTTATTCTATACAAAATCCCACGCCGTCGTTCCCGCCGATAAAACATTCAAGTTCGTGAACCAAGGAGATTTCGGCGATTTCATCGTAGAATACGATGGAACCTACAGAACGCTCCGCGTTTTCAATTCTCCCTTCCAACTCTGTTTCTACAATACCACCCCAAACGCCTACACCCTCTCTTTAAGAATGGCCAACACCCGTTCAGAATCCCTTTTCCGATGGGTCTGGGAAGCCAATCGCGGCAAGCCCGTCAAGGAAAACGCCACCCTCACCTTCGGTCAGGACGGGAACCTCGTCCTCGCCGATTCCGACGGTCGCGTGACGTGGCAGACAGCCACAGCCAATAAGGGAGTCGTCGATTTCAAAGTGTTGCCTAACGGGAACATGGTTTTGCTCAATTCCAATGGAAGCTTTGTTTGGCAGAGCTTTGATTCACCAACCGACACTCTTTTGATCGGTCAGTCTCTTCGGGTAGGTGCTGCGGTCAAGCTTGTAAGTCGAGCTTCCGAATTGGATAACTCAGACGGGCCTTATAGTTTGGTATTGGAACCCAATAAAGGGTTATCATGGTTCTATCAACCCAAAAATTCTCCAAAGCCCCTTCTTTATTTTTCGTCTTCATATTATGAATTCGGGTTTGTTGTCCCCGGTGATTCTATAAAGTTTGATATCGATACTGAAACTGACGCTTCAGATGTCCTGGTTAGAAGTTACCTAGGTCTTGGACGATATATGGCAAGGCCAAATTATAACGGGACGCTTTCTTTATTGCGATTGGGAATAGACGGAAGGCTGAGAATATTCACTTACAATGATAAAGTTGACAGTTCAGCTTGGGAGGAGGTTTTCACTCAGTTTATTAGCGATAGGTGGTACCCAGAAGATGGTCAAGAATGTCAATTGCCGGAGAAGTGTGGGAAGTTTGGGTTGTGCAGCAAGAACCAATGCGTGGCTTGCCCGACCGAGAAGGGTCTGTTGGGGTGGAGCGAGGAGTGCGAGTTGAAGAAGGTGAGTTCGTGCAAGCCTGCTGATTTCCATTACTATAAGCTTGAGGGGGTGGAGCATTTCGTCAGCCAATTCACCAGGGGAAGTTCGGTGAATGAGATGGATTGTGGGAAGAAGTGCACAAGTGATTGTAAGTGTTTGGGGTATTTCTATTACAGGGAGAGCTCTAGATGTTGGAATGTGTTTGATATTAAGACACTTAAGAAGGTGTCTAATTCCAGTCATGTTGGTTATATCAAGGTTTCCAACAAATAA
- the LOC124939574 gene encoding EP1-like glycoprotein 3 translates to YEGDFGDFIVEYDGTYRTLRVFNAPFQLCFYNTTPNAYTLSLRMANTRSESLFRWVWEANRGKPVKENATLTFGQDGNLVLADSDGRVTWQTATANKGVVDFKVLPNGNMVLLNSNGNFVWQSFDSPTDTLLIGQSLRVGAAVKLVSRASELDNSDGPYSLEFEPNKGLSWFYKPKNSPKPLLYFSSSYYEFGFVVPGESIKFDVVDIETDASDVLIRTYLGFGRSMARPNYNGTLSLLRLGIDGRLRIFTYNDKVDISAWEEVFTQFINDRWHPEDGQECQLPEKCGKFGLCSKNQCVACPTEKGLLGWSEECELKKVSSCKPADFHYYKLEGVEHFVSQFTRGSSVNEMDCGKKCTSDCKCLGYFYYRESSRCWNVFDIKTLKKVSNSSHVGYIKVSNK, encoded by the coding sequence tacgaAGGAGATTTCGGCGATTTCATCGTAGAATACGATGGAACCTACAGAACGCTCCGCGTTTTCAATGCTCCCTTCCAACTCTGTTTCTACAATACCACCCCAAACGCCTACACCCTCTCTTTAAGAATGGCCAACACCCGTTCAGAATCCCTTTTCCGATGGGTCTGGGAAGCCAATCGCGGCAAACCCGTCAAGGAAAACGCCACCCTCACCTTCGGTCAGGACGGGAACCTCGTCCTCGCCGATTCCGACGGTCGCGTGACGTGGCAGACAGCCACAGCCAATAAGGGAGTCGTCGATTTCAAAGTGTTGCCTAACGGGAACATGGTTTTGCTCAATTCCAATGGCAACTTTGTTTGGCAGAGCTTCGATTCACCAACCGACACTCTTTTGATCGGTCAGTCTCTTCGGGTAGGTGCTGCGGTCAAGCTTGTAAGTCGAGCTTCCGAATTGGATAACTCAGACGGGCCTTATAGTTTGGAATTTGAACCCAATAAAGGGTTATCATGGTTCTATAAACCCAAAAATTCTCCAAAGCCCCTGTTATATTTTTCGTCTTCATATTATGAATTCGGGTTTGTTGTCCCCGGTGAATCTATAAAGTTTGATGTCGTCGATATTGAAACTGACGCTTCAGATGTCCTGATTAGAACTTATCTAGGTTTTGGACGATCTATGGCAAGGCCAAATTATAACGGGACGCTTTCTTTATTGCGATTGGGAATAGACGGAAGGCTGAGAATATTCACTTACAATGATAAAGTTGACATTTCAGCTTGGGAGGAGGTTTTCACTCAGTTTATTAACGATAGATGGCACCCAGAAGATGGTCAAGAATGTCAATTGCCGGAGAAGTGTGGGAAGTTTGGGTTGTGCAGCAAGAACCAATGCGTGGCTTGCCCGACCGAGAAGGGACTGTTGGGGTGGAGCGAGGAGTGCGAGTTGAAGAAGGTGAGTTCGTGCAAGCCTGCTGATTTCCATTACTATAAGCTTGAGGGGGTGGAGCATTTCGTCAGCCAATTCACCAGGGGAAGTTCTGTCAATGAGATGGATTGTGGGAAGAAATGCACAAGTGATTGTAAGTGTTTGGGGTATTTCTATTACAGGGAGAGCTCTAGATGTTGGAATGTGTTTGATATTAAGACACTTAAGAAGGTGTCTAATTCCAGTCATGTTGGTTATATCAAGGTTTCCAACAAATAA